In Vibrio sp. STUT-A11, a genomic segment contains:
- a CDS encoding carboxymuconolactone decarboxylase family protein yields the protein MSTEFTYYNAETAPEESKALVEQSLKGFGMLPNLHAVLAEAPATYEAYNTVFDLFMKNTTFSPLEQQVVFMTANFENNCHYCVPGHTWMMKAGKMPDEVIEALREGTAIPDAKLQALHDFTKALLDNRGHIGDEKLQAFLGAGFTKRQALEVLTGLSAKLISNFTNALAHTEPDAPFQKFAWTHPSER from the coding sequence ATGAGCACTGAATTTACTTACTACAATGCAGAAACGGCCCCGGAAGAGTCTAAAGCTCTGGTAGAACAGTCTTTAAAAGGCTTCGGTATGCTGCCAAACCTGCACGCCGTTCTCGCTGAAGCACCGGCTACCTACGAAGCATACAACACCGTCTTCGACCTATTTATGAAGAACACGACGTTTAGCCCACTAGAGCAGCAAGTCGTCTTTATGACAGCAAACTTTGAAAATAACTGCCACTACTGCGTTCCAGGCCATACCTGGATGATGAAAGCGGGCAAAATGCCAGATGAAGTGATTGAAGCGTTGCGTGAAGGCACTGCTATTCCTGATGCGAAGCTGCAAGCACTGCACGACTTTACCAAAGCGCTGCTTGATAACCGTGGTCATATCGGTGATGAAAAACTGCAAGCATTTCTGGGCGCTGGCTTTACCAAACGCCAAGCTCTGGAAGTTCTGACTGGGTTGTCTGCAAAGCTTATTTCAAACTTCACCAACGCATTGGCACACACTGAACCAGATGCGCCGTTCCAAAAGTTTGCGTGGACGCACCCTAGCGAGCGTTAA
- the melB gene encoding melibiose:sodium transporter MelB, which translates to MSDKITLQTKASYGLGALGKDFACAPIYIFLMFYFTDVAGLSAAFVGTIFLAARIVDAVTDPMMGVIVDNTRSRFGKFRPWIVIGTLLNAVVLVGLFSTHMFEGTALYIYAAAAYILWGLTYTIMDIPYWSMIPALSSSREEREKLVVWPRLFASLAWFITGTYGLHIVGKLGNGNQGDGFFNVAMLIAVLFVMSAFLIARNVKEKAAPTNAKTAEKFNFKDVLAIIGKNDQLKALIGTVLSFQIANLLVGGFAIYYFSYALGDAELFPVYMMVAGVAEVAGVFLFPRIAAALPRKNLWLIACGFPVVSCVLLLVMGFVAPANALMIGMAGAAIKFGVGIANALQTVMLADVVDYGEHKTGRRSESVIFSVQTMLVKFAGAAGGFIVGVGLSIVGYVPNVEQSESTIMGLEFMMIGLPAIMMIISGIIYRRYYRLHEGFIKEEPHSNGRVESVSVEA; encoded by the coding sequence ATGTCTGATAAAATAACGCTACAGACCAAGGCTTCATACGGTCTTGGTGCACTTGGTAAAGACTTTGCCTGTGCTCCTATCTATATCTTCTTAATGTTTTACTTTACTGATGTGGCAGGTTTGTCTGCAGCATTTGTTGGTACCATCTTCTTGGCGGCTCGTATAGTAGATGCAGTCACCGACCCGATGATGGGCGTGATCGTTGATAACACGCGCTCTCGATTCGGTAAATTCCGCCCATGGATTGTGATCGGCACGTTATTAAACGCGGTTGTGTTGGTTGGTCTTTTCAGCACTCACATGTTTGAAGGTACGGCACTGTACATCTATGCTGCGGCGGCTTACATCTTGTGGGGTCTAACCTACACCATCATGGACATCCCTTATTGGTCAATGATTCCAGCGCTATCTAGCTCTCGCGAGGAACGCGAAAAGTTAGTCGTTTGGCCGCGTTTATTCGCTAGTCTTGCTTGGTTCATCACTGGTACTTATGGCTTACATATTGTGGGTAAGTTAGGTAACGGCAACCAAGGTGATGGTTTCTTTAACGTGGCAATGCTGATTGCGGTACTGTTTGTTATGAGTGCATTCCTGATTGCGCGTAACGTAAAAGAAAAGGCTGCACCTACAAACGCAAAAACTGCAGAAAAATTTAACTTCAAAGATGTGCTGGCCATTATTGGTAAAAACGACCAGTTAAAAGCTTTGATCGGTACGGTTCTTTCATTCCAAATCGCAAACCTTTTGGTTGGTGGCTTTGCAATTTACTACTTCTCTTACGCGTTGGGTGATGCTGAATTGTTCCCCGTGTACATGATGGTAGCAGGTGTGGCTGAAGTTGCTGGTGTATTCTTATTTCCTCGTATCGCAGCGGCTCTTCCACGTAAAAACTTATGGCTCATCGCATGTGGTTTTCCTGTTGTTTCTTGTGTACTACTGCTCGTTATGGGGTTTGTTGCTCCAGCGAATGCGCTCATGATTGGTATGGCTGGTGCTGCGATTAAGTTTGGTGTGGGCATTGCAAACGCACTGCAAACGGTAATGCTGGCTGACGTCGTTGACTATGGTGAGCACAAAACAGGCCGTCGTAGTGAAAGTGTTATTTTCTCAGTACAAACCATGCTGGTGAAATTCGCGGGTGCAGCTGGTGGTTTCATTGTTGGTGTCGGTCTATCGATTGTTGGCTATGTACCAAACGTTGAACAATCAGAAAGCACGATTATGGGGCTTGAATTTATGATGATTGGTTTGCCTGCAATCATGATGATCATCAGCGGTATTATTTATCGACGTTACTACCGCTTACACGAAGGCTTTATTAAAGAAGAGCCTCACTCAAATGGACGCGTTGAAAGTGTTTCAGTAGAAGCTTAG
- a CDS encoding DeoR/GlpR family DNA-binding transcription regulator, producing the protein MFAEERQGLIVKQLNQVGKVSVKELSELYSVTQATIRNDLKALEDKDLLIKTYGGALAKTDAHHELDSDTRQSINELAKLAIGKKATELIKDYQTVLLDTGTTTYHIAKHIQDHRGLTVVTNDFDIAKLLELSPHIQVFLLGGFVKTGYHCTYHNHYSAMLRELNIDIAFMGTNSLNGEGAFAADIQLAQTKRLMVQRSNKVVMCCDNDKFERKAFSRFATLDDIDIVIADRLPENTEHFEDNSIELLLVDDF; encoded by the coding sequence ATGTTTGCAGAAGAGCGCCAAGGGTTAATTGTTAAGCAGCTAAACCAAGTGGGAAAGGTTTCGGTCAAAGAGCTGTCTGAGCTTTACTCCGTTACCCAAGCAACAATACGTAACGACCTGAAAGCTTTGGAAGATAAAGATCTTCTTATCAAAACCTATGGCGGAGCACTAGCCAAAACCGACGCCCATCATGAGCTCGACTCAGACACTCGCCAAAGCATCAATGAACTAGCGAAACTAGCGATAGGCAAAAAGGCGACGGAGTTAATTAAAGACTATCAAACAGTGCTGTTAGATACGGGGACGACAACCTATCACATCGCCAAACACATCCAAGATCATCGTGGTCTTACCGTGGTAACCAACGATTTTGACATCGCAAAGCTGCTAGAGCTCTCCCCTCACATTCAAGTGTTTCTCTTAGGTGGCTTTGTGAAAACAGGCTATCACTGTACTTACCATAATCACTATTCCGCCATGCTTCGTGAACTCAATATTGATATTGCCTTTATGGGCACCAATAGTCTCAATGGTGAGGGAGCATTCGCTGCAGATATCCAACTTGCTCAAACTAAGCGCTTGATGGTGCAGCGCTCAAACAAAGTCGTGATGTGCTGTGATAACGATAAGTTTGAACGCAAAGCTTTTTCTCGATTCGCGACACTTGATGACATCGATATTGTGATTGCAGACAGGTTGCCTGAAAATACAGAGCACTTTGAAGATAACAGCATCGAGCTGCTTCTTGTTGATGATTTCTAA
- a CDS encoding carbohydrate porin: MKQKTLVRALGITLALAPLASMAAVENVTYFGYAKWGNIYTDNDEHNDGKGERNDVIRAGQGYGNYRLGNELNWWEAGVKADVWQQGDAYFDTTLYLGSGESWGDVSVIQMWSAGYGLFDGQENASIWAGERFYRRHEVHMIDIKYWDTSSTGIGIENWDLGFAKGHFAWMAPNSSADGRSLHNLDARLSGIELSDSADLTVGLNYVFTQNSSYDESDITTSGAMFSALYRQAWNYGSNTFVFQYGTDALAGGLMSAEGGSNRKYSTGVEHDGYSWRIFNSGDFNVNEDFQVMYSIAYQDKNLDNNEGEKWFSVGARTQYSWTKYMATALEVGYESVEAQNGAGTNDMYKVTLAQMFQAGKGVWARPSLRLFATYSEKTDEWNRGGDVYGDSQSISKSDVDEVTFGFNVETWW; the protein is encoded by the coding sequence ATGAAACAAAAGACGCTTGTAAGAGCGCTTGGGATTACCCTTGCCCTAGCACCGCTTGCTAGTATGGCTGCAGTGGAAAACGTGACCTACTTTGGCTACGCCAAATGGGGCAATATCTACACCGATAATGACGAACACAACGATGGTAAAGGCGAACGGAACGACGTGATTCGTGCAGGCCAAGGTTATGGTAATTACCGTTTGGGTAATGAGCTGAACTGGTGGGAAGCGGGGGTAAAAGCCGACGTATGGCAACAAGGCGATGCGTACTTTGATACCACTCTTTACCTTGGCAGTGGTGAAAGCTGGGGTGACGTGAGTGTGATCCAAATGTGGTCAGCCGGTTACGGACTGTTTGACGGCCAAGAAAATGCTTCCATCTGGGCGGGTGAACGTTTCTACCGCCGTCATGAAGTACATATGATCGACATTAAATACTGGGATACCTCAAGTACTGGTATCGGTATTGAAAACTGGGATCTCGGTTTTGCTAAAGGCCATTTTGCATGGATGGCGCCAAATTCAAGTGCAGATGGACGTAGCTTACACAATCTGGATGCACGCTTGAGTGGCATCGAATTAAGCGACAGCGCGGATCTTACCGTCGGTCTAAACTATGTTTTCACCCAAAATTCAAGCTACGACGAGAGTGACATCACCACTTCTGGCGCAATGTTTTCTGCACTTTATCGTCAAGCCTGGAACTATGGTTCAAACACATTTGTATTCCAATACGGCACTGACGCACTTGCCGGTGGTTTAATGAGTGCAGAAGGCGGTTCTAATCGTAAATACAGCACCGGAGTAGAACACGATGGTTACAGCTGGCGAATTTTTAACTCGGGTGATTTTAACGTCAACGAAGATTTCCAAGTGATGTACTCCATCGCCTACCAAGATAAAAACCTGGATAACAACGAGGGCGAAAAGTGGTTTAGCGTGGGTGCCCGAACTCAATACAGCTGGACAAAATACATGGCGACCGCACTAGAAGTGGGTTACGAGTCAGTAGAAGCACAAAACGGCGCAGGCACCAACGATATGTACAAAGTCACGCTGGCGCAGATGTTCCAGGCTGGCAAAGGGGTTTGGGCTCGTCCATCTCTGCGTTTATTCGCAACATACTCAGAAAAAACCGATGAATGGAACCGAGGCGGTGACGTTTATGGCGACTCTCAAAGCATAAGCAAGAGCGACGTAGATGAAGTGACATTCGGCTTTAACGTCGAAACATGGTGGTAA
- a CDS encoding VOC family protein: protein MDNIQSYTGHIGIPVQDVETSVNFYQKLGFDILERHQLDSGNGGKNHIAFATKNGVLLEFYQLHGETTSKREGAINHVAIKVENLGEVQNLLGELDIPLVDGPTSLPFGQNGMTYMMIEGPDRERIEFDEFH, encoded by the coding sequence ATGGATAATATTCAAAGTTACACCGGCCATATTGGTATCCCAGTGCAGGATGTTGAAACAAGCGTGAACTTCTATCAAAAGCTGGGTTTCGATATCTTAGAACGCCATCAACTTGATAGTGGAAATGGTGGTAAGAACCATATCGCGTTTGCCACAAAAAATGGCGTGTTATTGGAGTTTTATCAGCTGCATGGTGAAACAACGAGCAAGCGAGAAGGTGCCATCAACCATGTGGCAATCAAAGTGGAAAACTTAGGAGAGGTTCAAAATCTGTTAGGAGAACTTGATATACCATTGGTCGATGGTCCAACGTCTCTGCCTTTTGGTCAAAATGGGATGACCTATATGATGATTGAAGGCCCAGATAGAGAGCGTATCGAGTTCGATGAGTTTCACTAA
- a CDS encoding bifunctional 4-hydroxy-2-oxoglutarate aldolase/2-dehydro-3-deoxy-phosphogluconate aldolase, with translation MSTINEQLKALKVIPVIAIDQAEDIIPLGKVLAENGLPAAEITFRSDAAVEAIRLLRKSQPDMLIGAGTVLNKEQAIAAKEAGATFIVSPGFNPNTVKVCQEIGIEIVPGVNNPSTIEAALEMGITTLKFFPAEASGGVIMVKALLAPYGDVHVMPTGGINPGNINDYLAVPRVLACGGTWMVDKKLVEAGEWQELARLTREAVQLVQS, from the coding sequence ATGTCTACTATCAATGAACAACTAAAAGCACTGAAAGTCATTCCTGTTATCGCTATCGATCAAGCAGAAGACATCATTCCTCTCGGTAAAGTACTAGCAGAAAATGGTCTGCCGGCAGCTGAGATTACCTTCCGATCGGATGCAGCCGTCGAAGCGATTCGCCTTTTGCGTAAGTCTCAACCAGACATGCTCATCGGTGCGGGTACTGTACTTAACAAAGAACAAGCGATTGCTGCAAAAGAAGCGGGCGCAACTTTTATTGTTTCTCCGGGCTTTAACCCAAATACCGTTAAAGTATGCCAAGAGATTGGCATCGAAATCGTACCGGGGGTAAATAATCCGAGTACGATTGAGGCTGCACTAGAAATGGGAATTACGACACTCAAGTTCTTCCCTGCGGAAGCATCAGGTGGCGTCATTATGGTGAAAGCTCTACTAGCTCCTTACGGCGACGTCCATGTCATGCCGACAGGTGGCATTAATCCTGGCAATATCAATGACTACCTTGCTGTTCCTCGTGTGCTGGCTTGCGGTGGTACTTGGATGGTTGATAAGAAGCTTGTTGAAGCGGGTGAATGGCAAGAGCTTGCTCGTTTAACACGTGAGGCTGTTCAGCTTGTTCAAAGCTAA
- a CDS encoding NAD(P)H-dependent oxidoreductase has product MSNVLIINAHEPSPFSEGKLNAALVEKARAQLESKGHEVRVVAMQDNIVVDEQLAHFEWADRVILQSPVNWMTIPWSFKKYMDDVFTAGMGGALCAFDGRTPEEPKKNYGTGGTRTQTKYMLSFTFNAPAESFNDDSEYLFQGRSVDDLMFHMHANFRFFGMSALPTFACYDVMKNADIESDFARFEAHLDANF; this is encoded by the coding sequence ATGAGTAACGTTCTAATCATTAACGCGCACGAGCCATCTCCATTTTCTGAAGGCAAGCTCAATGCGGCTTTGGTCGAGAAAGCTCGCGCCCAGTTAGAGTCAAAGGGTCACGAAGTTCGAGTGGTGGCTATGCAAGATAACATCGTAGTTGATGAACAATTGGCACATTTTGAGTGGGCGGACCGAGTCATTCTTCAGTCGCCTGTTAACTGGATGACGATCCCATGGTCTTTCAAGAAATACATGGATGATGTATTCACGGCTGGTATGGGCGGTGCCCTGTGTGCATTTGATGGCAGAACACCAGAGGAACCCAAGAAAAATTACGGTACTGGCGGCACCCGCACTCAAACTAAATACATGCTCTCGTTTACATTCAACGCACCTGCAGAGTCCTTTAATGACGATAGTGAGTACCTATTCCAAGGTCGTAGTGTTGATGACTTGATGTTCCACATGCATGCTAACTTCCGTTTCTTTGGTATGTCTGCATTGCCTACTTTTGCTTGCTATGACGTCATGAAAAACGCGGACATTGAGAGCGACTTTGCTCGCTTTGAAGCCCACCTAGACGCCAACTTCTAA
- a CDS encoding FGGY family carbohydrate kinase, with product MKDLVLAIDIGTGSARAALVEKSGRIIEIIQQEHDQITPKTGWSEQKPLSWWQGAQTCVKQLLTLHKEKVSNIAVVSVCGQMHGTVLLDKNGELADDRAILWNDKRPESLVEDFTNQFDVAALVSVVNNPPTTAWPAFKLSWVQHNQPDVWSRVHTVLMPKDFINFKLTGNVATDYSEASCFYLMDQASRQYDADMLKRFNIPASILPPIFLATNVIGQVSEQASQDTLIPQGVPVIAGTSDMAATLLGSGVYRSGQASDSTGTSTLITVVSEKPTADLLLNNLHLANPTWGTFSILDAGGDAMRWARLALQENNIGYADLVAKAKASPVGSNSLLFLPYLTGERNSETNNSRAQFFGLSRKHRLGDMFRSVMEGVAFAAKKNLDSMVKQIGNVEQMIASGGGAKDEFWLQIKASAYNVPIVKTDVEENGVLGCAMLGGVGVGLFDSVEQAAKRVVTFDKEILPIPEWVDHYQAMFEVYDDLYTSSQRFYNRLDQLDSLAEKLNKDVQHG from the coding sequence ATGAAAGATTTAGTATTAGCTATAGATATTGGTACCGGTAGTGCCAGAGCAGCTCTGGTTGAAAAATCCGGTCGTATCATTGAAATAATCCAACAAGAGCACGATCAGATCACTCCCAAAACCGGTTGGTCTGAGCAAAAGCCATTATCGTGGTGGCAAGGTGCCCAAACTTGCGTGAAACAACTGCTGACTCTTCACAAAGAGAAGGTGAGCAACATTGCCGTCGTCTCCGTTTGTGGGCAAATGCATGGCACCGTTTTGCTCGATAAAAACGGTGAGCTCGCGGATGACCGTGCCATTTTGTGGAACGATAAACGCCCAGAAAGCTTGGTAGAAGATTTTACAAACCAGTTTGACGTTGCGGCGCTCGTAAGCGTTGTAAACAATCCACCAACAACGGCATGGCCAGCGTTCAAGCTGAGTTGGGTTCAGCACAATCAACCTGATGTTTGGAGCCGAGTGCACACAGTGCTGATGCCAAAGGACTTCATCAACTTCAAACTAACTGGAAATGTTGCCACGGATTACAGTGAAGCCTCATGTTTCTATCTGATGGATCAAGCAAGTCGTCAGTATGATGCGGATATGTTGAAACGATTCAACATCCCAGCATCGATTCTTCCTCCTATTTTCCTAGCTACCAATGTGATTGGTCAAGTAAGTGAGCAAGCCTCTCAAGACACCTTAATTCCGCAAGGCGTACCTGTTATCGCTGGTACATCCGATATGGCTGCGACCTTGTTAGGCTCTGGTGTGTATCGGTCTGGTCAAGCATCGGATAGTACCGGTACATCCACTCTGATTACGGTGGTGTCTGAAAAGCCAACCGCAGACCTACTACTAAACAACCTGCACTTAGCGAACCCTACTTGGGGCACGTTTAGCATTCTTGATGCAGGCGGTGACGCTATGCGCTGGGCTCGCCTTGCTTTGCAAGAGAACAACATTGGTTATGCAGACTTGGTGGCAAAAGCTAAAGCGTCACCTGTTGGTTCGAATAGCTTACTGTTCTTGCCATACCTCACTGGTGAGCGGAACTCTGAAACCAACAATTCTCGAGCGCAGTTCTTTGGCTTATCTCGTAAGCATCGACTTGGCGATATGTTCCGTTCCGTCATGGAAGGTGTGGCATTTGCTGCGAAGAAGAACCTTGATTCGATGGTGAAGCAGATTGGAAATGTTGAGCAAATGATTGCTTCTGGTGGCGGTGCCAAAGATGAATTTTGGCTACAGATCAAGGCGTCGGCCTACAACGTTCCCATCGTGAAAACTGATGTTGAAGAGAATGGTGTACTTGGCTGCGCAATGCTCGGCGGTGTTGGTGTGGGCTTGTTTGACTCGGTTGAGCAAGCGGCGAAACGCGTCGTCACTTTCGATAAAGAAATCCTGCCGATCCCAGAATGGGTCGACCATTATCAAGCCATGTTTGAGGTATATGACGATCTTTATACCTCCTCACAGCGCTTTTATAACCGCTTAGACCAGCTTGATTCGTTAGCAGAAAAATTGAATAAGGATGTACAACATGGCTAA
- the deoC gene encoding deoxyribose-phosphate aldolase — translation MNRVCRNMARLIDLSAVQAQNTEQDILACAELAKQYNIISIHVLPNWTSFLCEELKGYPEVMIGGPVGFPSGGVATSTKVAEIHQLIADGAREVDMVVNVGRVLSGDYDYIEQELKAAVKAAHPVPIKTILETHYLNEEQIRKVTDIAIDAGMAWMKTATGWTPTGATVENCAMIADQAKGRIALKASGGIRSLELVKQLYSVGVRRFGLSIKTTKEVLEQLEANPQLFPELDHD, via the coding sequence ATGAATCGTGTATGTCGCAATATGGCGAGACTCATTGACTTGAGTGCTGTCCAAGCTCAAAACACAGAACAAGATATTCTGGCGTGTGCCGAGCTTGCAAAGCAGTACAACATTATCTCTATCCATGTGCTTCCAAACTGGACCTCTTTTCTATGTGAAGAGCTAAAGGGCTACCCAGAAGTGATGATTGGTGGCCCTGTTGGCTTCCCTTCAGGTGGTGTAGCAACGTCGACAAAAGTGGCTGAAATTCATCAGTTAATTGCTGACGGTGCGCGTGAAGTGGATATGGTTGTTAACGTTGGTCGTGTACTTTCTGGTGATTATGATTACATTGAGCAAGAGCTAAAGGCTGCGGTAAAAGCGGCGCACCCTGTGCCAATCAAAACCATCTTAGAAACTCATTATCTAAATGAAGAGCAGATTCGCAAAGTAACAGATATCGCAATTGATGCCGGCATGGCGTGGATGAAAACCGCAACAGGTTGGACACCGACAGGTGCAACCGTTGAAAACTGCGCAATGATTGCCGATCAAGCAAAAGGCCGCATCGCGCTCAAAGCATCGGGTGGCATTCGCTCACTAGAATTGGTCAAACAATTATATTCAGTGGGTGTGCGCCGTTTTGGTCTGAGCATCAAAACGACAAAAGAAGTATTAGAGCAATTAGAAGCTAACCCACAATTATTCCCTGAATTAGATCACGACTAA
- the fucP gene encoding L-fucose:H+ symporter permease, with product MANTAINDAPKTNEDVEAVELDTSCYLPAIPWGKFLMVCLVFVLWGIAGSLNDVLIPQFRKGFELSDTQSALVQSVFFFGYFAFAIPAATVVKKYSYKTAIVVGLALYALGCFLFIPAANVMTYGAFLGCLLIVSSGLAFLETSCNTYSTLLGPIDSSTQRINFSQVFNSVGVFGGIFIGQQLVFSESDVSHEELLAMAPEAANVIRHEMVEQVVTPYLFMGVLLLVIAAIFVFTQFPACRPETVQDEPKVDIKESFGRLMQIPHFRKGLMSQFLYVGAQVGIWSFTIRFAQMIYQGMTEHSAANYLMGGLVLYALGKAVATAMMKRLEPSKLLGIYGIINFVLITFAAINPSELSLFALIACNLFMSPCFPTNYGLCVKGLGKDTQFGGSLVVMTIGGGAVIPPLMGMISDALSGNMQIAFLLPAVCFAYIGYFGFYCNKRGL from the coding sequence ATGGCTAATACAGCAATTAATGATGCACCAAAAACCAATGAAGACGTTGAAGCAGTAGAACTGGATACCAGTTGCTACCTACCGGCGATTCCTTGGGGTAAATTCCTAATGGTTTGTTTGGTGTTTGTTCTGTGGGGTATCGCGGGCAGTTTGAATGATGTTTTGATTCCTCAATTCCGTAAAGGCTTTGAATTATCAGATACTCAATCCGCCCTGGTTCAGTCGGTATTCTTCTTTGGCTATTTTGCGTTTGCGATTCCTGCCGCAACGGTCGTGAAGAAATACTCGTACAAAACGGCCATCGTTGTGGGCTTGGCGCTTTACGCTTTGGGTTGTTTCTTATTCATTCCTGCTGCGAATGTGATGACTTACGGCGCGTTCCTTGGCTGTCTACTGATTGTATCCTCGGGCTTAGCGTTCCTAGAGACGTCATGTAACACCTACTCAACACTACTTGGTCCAATTGATTCATCGACACAACGCATCAACTTCTCTCAAGTGTTTAACTCTGTTGGCGTATTCGGTGGTATCTTCATTGGTCAGCAGCTGGTGTTTAGTGAGTCAGACGTATCACACGAAGAACTGCTTGCGATGGCACCTGAAGCTGCAAACGTTATTCGTCATGAAATGGTAGAGCAGGTGGTAACACCGTACCTATTTATGGGCGTGCTCCTTCTAGTGATTGCGGCTATCTTCGTCTTTACTCAGTTCCCAGCATGCCGCCCGGAAACCGTGCAAGATGAACCAAAGGTTGATATTAAAGAGTCTTTTGGTCGCCTGATGCAAATCCCACACTTCCGCAAAGGTTTGATGTCTCAGTTCTTATACGTTGGTGCTCAGGTAGGTATCTGGTCATTCACCATTCGCTTTGCTCAGATGATTTATCAGGGCATGACAGAGCATAGTGCGGCAAATTACCTAATGGGGGGCCTGGTGCTTTACGCTCTTGGTAAAGCAGTTGCGACAGCGATGATGAAGCGTCTTGAGCCTTCAAAGCTGCTTGGTATCTACGGTATCATCAACTTTGTACTGATTACGTTCGCAGCGATTAACCCATCAGAACTGTCTCTGTTTGCTCTAATCGCATGTAACTTGTTTATGTCGCCATGTTTCCCAACAAACTACGGCCTATGTGTTAAAGGCTTGGGTAAAGATACGCAGTTTGGCGGCTCACTCGTGGTAATGACCATCGGCGGCGGCGCAGTTATCCCACCTCTAATGGGTATGATCTCTGACGCGCTAAGCGGCAACATGCAGATTGCTTTCCTTCTACCTGCAGTGTGTTTTGCTTACATCGGTTACTTTGGTTTCTACTGTAACAAGCGAGGTCTGTAA